In a single window of the Nicotiana tomentosiformis chromosome 8, ASM39032v3, whole genome shotgun sequence genome:
- the LOC104111443 gene encoding uncharacterized protein ycf36, which translates to MATTTLVLHPLKPFLQNPSVSFPFSSTHNLKIHHFHNQRFIPRIPFSSFRNNNPLPETECPVPLEQQPVNEFKALSDSFPFSWASGDLVEYCSRLFATGLAFALFVGLPVNLFGSVGPEPEPLKPFLGAVSGGVIVVTLAVVRMYLGWAYVGNRLLSATVEYEETGWYDGQIWVKTPEVLARDRLLGSFSVKPVLSRLKNTLVVLATSLLVCVLIFVNVENREKDVYIPSEEGGGRSVPGVYNDESARSFEPDAFCGEPVTP; encoded by the exons ATGGCCACAACAACACTGGTTCTTCACCCCCTAAAACCATTCTTACAAAACCCATCTGTCTCTTTTCCTTTTTCATCAACCCATAATCTTAAAATCCACCATTTTCATAACCAAAGATTTATTCCAAGAATACCCTTTTCATCTTTCAGAAATAACAACCCTTTACCAGAAACTGAGTGCCCGGTCCCACTTGAGCAGCAGCCCGTTAACGAATTCAAGGCCCTTTCTGATTCTTTCCCATTTTCATGGGCTTCCGGTGACTTGGTTGAGTACTGCTCCCGTCTTTTTGCTACTGGGCTTGCTTTTGCACTCTTTGTGGGCCTGCCCGTCAACTTATTCGGGTCGGTTGGACCCGAACCCGAGCCCCTTAAACCATTCTTGGGTGCTGTTTCTGGTGGTGTTATTGTGGTTACTTTGGCTGTTGTGAGAATGTATCTTGGTTGGGCTTATGTTGGTAACAGATTGCTCAGTGCCACTGTTGAAT ATGAAGAGACAGGATGGTACGATGGGCAG ATATGGGTGAAGACTCCTGAAGTTTTGGCACGAGATCGCCTTTTGGGTTCTTTCTCT GTGAAGCCTGTTCTGAGTAGATTAAAGAACACATTGGTGGTTCTTGCCACATCATTGCTTGTGTGTGTCCTCATTTTCGTCAATGTCGAGAACCGCGAAAAGGATGTTTATATACCATCAGAAGAAGGTGGTGGTAGATCAGTACCAGGAGTATACAATGATGAGTCTGCAAGATCATTTGAACCAGATGCATTCTGTGGTGAACCTGTTACTCCTTAA